From the Serratia nematodiphila DZ0503SBS1 genome, one window contains:
- a CDS encoding glycoside hydrolase family 32 protein — MNTALAQADHAVEALRAERRDDYYPQFHLAPPAGWINDPNGLICIDGVYHAFFQHHPYNEHWGPMHWGHATSRDLIRWQHQPIALAPDAPYDQDGCFSGCAVDDNGVLTLIYTGHVWLGEPGDDSQVREVQCLATSEDGIRFVKHGPVLAPPDGIQHFRDPKVWRENGEWWLVVGAKENGLGQVRLYRSADLRAWRFDRVLAGAQTAHQGYMWECPDFFPLGEQHLLLFSPQGLAAQGYRYRNRFQSGYLLGHWRPDGDFRVTQPFCELDAGHDFYAPQTFTAADGRRLLFAWMDMWESPMPSKAHRWAGALTLPRELTLAADGSVRMNPARELAALRRASHSFLAQTLTNQHLPLANDVQELTLTLRPADNDAERYGLAIGSAARLFVDNQAHRLVLERFHENPALSTCRSVPLPEGDILSLRIFIDRSSLEIFVNQGLACLTSRIYPTEGDRRLSLFAEGGRAEFEPITGWRLASIWG; from the coding sequence ATGAACACTGCCTTAGCTCAAGCCGACCATGCGGTCGAGGCCCTGCGCGCAGAGCGCCGAGATGATTACTACCCGCAGTTCCATCTCGCGCCGCCCGCCGGCTGGATCAACGATCCCAACGGCCTGATCTGTATTGACGGCGTCTATCATGCGTTCTTCCAGCATCACCCCTATAACGAACACTGGGGGCCCATGCACTGGGGGCACGCGACCAGCCGCGATCTGATCCGCTGGCAGCACCAGCCCATCGCCCTGGCACCCGATGCGCCCTATGACCAAGACGGTTGCTTTTCCGGCTGCGCCGTGGATGACAACGGCGTGCTGACGCTGATTTACACCGGCCACGTGTGGCTGGGCGAGCCCGGCGACGACAGCCAGGTGCGGGAAGTGCAATGTCTGGCCACCAGCGAAGACGGCATACGCTTCGTCAAGCACGGGCCGGTGCTGGCCCCACCGGACGGCATTCAGCATTTCCGCGATCCGAAAGTCTGGCGCGAGAACGGCGAATGGTGGCTGGTGGTCGGCGCTAAAGAAAACGGCCTGGGCCAGGTACGCCTGTACCGTTCTGCAGACCTGCGCGCCTGGCGCTTCGATCGGGTGCTGGCCGGCGCGCAAACGGCGCATCAAGGGTATATGTGGGAATGCCCGGATTTCTTCCCGCTGGGGGAACAACACCTGCTGCTGTTTTCGCCGCAGGGCCTGGCGGCACAGGGCTACCGCTACCGCAATCGCTTCCAGAGCGGCTATCTGCTCGGCCACTGGCGACCGGACGGCGACTTCAGGGTGACCCAACCCTTCTGCGAGCTGGATGCCGGCCACGATTTCTATGCGCCGCAGACCTTCACCGCCGCCGACGGCCGTCGGCTGCTGTTTGCCTGGATGGATATGTGGGAATCACCGATGCCCAGCAAAGCGCACCGTTGGGCCGGCGCCCTCACCCTGCCGCGCGAGCTGACGCTGGCCGCCGACGGCAGCGTCCGCATGAACCCGGCGCGTGAACTGGCGGCGCTGCGCCGAGCGTCGCACTCGTTTTTGGCGCAGACGCTGACCAATCAGCATTTACCGCTGGCGAACGATGTGCAGGAACTCACTCTGACATTGAGACCGGCCGACAACGACGCCGAGCGTTACGGGCTGGCCATCGGGAGTGCGGCGCGGCTGTTCGTCGATAATCAGGCGCACCGACTGGTACTGGAACGTTTTCATGAAAACCCCGCCCTGAGCACCTGCCGCAGCGTGCCGCTGCCGGAGGGTGACATCCTGTCGCTGCGGATCTTTATCGACCGTTCATCGCTGGAGATTTTCGTTAATCAGGGATTGGCCTGCCTGACCAGCCGCATTTATCCGACGGAGGGGGATCGCCGCCTCAGCCTGTTTGCCGAGGGCGGACGGGCTGAGTTCGAGCCCATCACAGGATGGCGGCTGGCTAGCATCTGGGGGTAG
- the hutC gene encoding histidine utilization repressor has protein sequence MAEQQTVLQLAAAMSDAPAPIYQRVKQAIVNQIRAGHWQPHQRVPSESELVAELGVSRMTINRALRELTSEGFLIRMQGVGTFVAEAKAHTALLEVHNIADEIAARGHRHGSKILELKARPASEEEATALGIQPGQRLFYSQIVHYENDVPVQVEDRCVNPLVAPDYLKQDFDRVTPYTYLTQAAPLTAGEHIVEAVIPTRRERELLQLEDHEPGLLIHRRTWSGKTVVTSARLLYPGSRYQLFGRFTSEV, from the coding sequence GTGGCTGAACAACAGACCGTGTTACAACTGGCGGCTGCAATGAGCGATGCCCCCGCCCCGATCTACCAACGGGTCAAACAGGCGATCGTGAATCAAATCCGTGCGGGGCATTGGCAACCGCACCAGCGCGTGCCCTCCGAAAGTGAACTGGTGGCGGAACTGGGCGTCAGCCGCATGACCATCAACCGCGCGCTGCGCGAGCTGACCAGCGAAGGTTTTTTGATCCGCATGCAGGGCGTCGGCACCTTCGTCGCCGAAGCCAAGGCGCATACCGCACTGCTGGAAGTGCACAACATCGCCGATGAGATCGCCGCGCGCGGTCATCGCCACGGCAGTAAAATCCTCGAGCTGAAGGCCCGCCCGGCCAGCGAGGAAGAAGCGACGGCGCTGGGCATTCAGCCCGGCCAACGGCTGTTCTACTCCCAGATCGTGCATTACGAAAACGACGTGCCGGTGCAGGTGGAAGACCGCTGCGTCAACCCGCTGGTGGCGCCGGATTACCTGAAGCAGGATTTCGACCGCGTCACCCCTTACACCTACCTGACGCAGGCCGCGCCGCTGACCGCCGGCGAACACATCGTCGAAGCGGTGATCCCCACCCGGCGCGAGCGCGAGCTGCTGCAGCTGGAGGACCACGAACCCGGCCTGCTGATCCATCGCCGCACCTGGTCCGGCAAAACCGTGGTCACCTCGGCGCGGTTGCTGTACCCCGGCAGCCGCTATCAGCTGTTCGGCCGCTTCACCAGCGAAGTCTGA
- a CDS encoding LysR family transcriptional regulator, with translation MATDRLGDMRLFAEAAASGSLSAAGRKLGLSPAAASARLFKLEAALHSKLFDRTTRRLRLTEEGRIYLQHCTLALQAIADGEAALQASQSGVCGKLRLSASADFGRNLLNQWIEEFCAEHPRLQIALTLSDSLSNLLQDDLDIAIRFGAPREETLIARRLAASRRVLCASPAYLAQYGEPRTPADLTGHRFIVLVTAAGPLNTFHFSLDGQAWSHTVPLESAWETNDGALARQWALAGHGIARKTIWDAADDIRRGRLKVILPDFTPHEAGIYAVFRRSPYQPPRVRLLLDFLIARFAAASQSPPFHVPPQDE, from the coding sequence ATGGCAACGGACAGACTGGGCGACATGCGTTTATTTGCCGAAGCGGCGGCATCGGGCAGCCTTTCTGCCGCCGGCCGCAAACTCGGCCTTTCCCCCGCCGCCGCCAGCGCGCGGTTGTTCAAGCTGGAAGCGGCGCTGCACAGTAAACTCTTCGATCGCACCACTCGCCGCCTGCGTCTCACTGAAGAAGGGCGCATTTATCTGCAACACTGCACCCTCGCGTTGCAGGCGATTGCCGACGGCGAGGCGGCTCTGCAGGCCAGCCAAAGCGGCGTGTGCGGTAAACTTCGCCTCTCGGCCTCCGCCGATTTCGGGCGCAACCTTCTCAATCAGTGGATTGAAGAATTTTGCGCCGAACACCCCCGGCTGCAGATCGCGCTGACACTGTCGGACTCCCTATCCAACCTGCTGCAGGACGATCTGGATATCGCCATTCGTTTCGGCGCGCCGCGCGAAGAAACGCTCATCGCGCGGCGCCTGGCCGCCAGCCGACGCGTGCTGTGCGCCTCTCCGGCGTATCTGGCGCAATATGGCGAGCCGCGCACGCCGGCCGATCTCACCGGCCATCGTTTTATCGTACTGGTGACCGCAGCCGGCCCGCTGAATACGTTCCATTTCTCCCTGGACGGCCAGGCCTGGAGCCACACGGTGCCGCTGGAGAGCGCCTGGGAGACCAATGACGGCGCGCTGGCGCGCCAGTGGGCTTTAGCGGGGCACGGCATCGCGCGTAAAACCATCTGGGATGCGGCGGACGATATCCGCCGCGGGCGTCTGAAAGTCATTCTTCCCGACTTCACCCCGCATGAAGCCGGGATCTACGCCGTGTTTCGCCGCTCGCCCTATCAGCCGCCGCGCGTGCGCCTGCTGTTGGATTTCTTGATCGCCCGCTTTGCGGCCGCCAGCCAATCGCCGCCGTTTCATGTCCCCCCGCAGGATGAGTAA
- a CDS encoding HutD/Ves family protein, whose protein sequence is MSLTRFNFAALPVSPWRNGGGETREIVSWPPGAQDFDWRASIATIAQDGPFSAFAGIDRSITLLEGDGVRLFSAGHIDHQLARVGEPFAFSGDVALEATLLGDASQDFNIMTRRGRQAAEVRRSTAPVTLLPNRAGVLYVLSGVWSLPGGGELSAREGVWWAAQAVSGEVRPLTADGAILWADITAC, encoded by the coding sequence ATGAGCCTGACCCGTTTTAACTTCGCCGCGCTGCCGGTCAGCCCGTGGCGCAACGGCGGTGGGGAAACCCGCGAAATCGTCAGCTGGCCGCCGGGCGCGCAGGATTTTGACTGGCGCGCCAGCATCGCCACCATCGCGCAGGACGGGCCGTTTTCCGCCTTTGCGGGCATCGATCGTTCGATCACCCTGCTGGAAGGCGACGGCGTGCGGCTGTTCAGCGCTGGGCATATCGACCATCAGTTGGCGCGCGTCGGGGAGCCGTTCGCGTTTTCCGGCGACGTGGCGCTGGAAGCGACGCTGCTGGGCGACGCCAGTCAGGATTTCAACATCATGACGCGCCGCGGCCGGCAGGCGGCCGAGGTGCGGCGCAGCACGGCGCCCGTCACCCTGCTACCCAACCGGGCAGGCGTGCTGTATGTGCTGAGCGGGGTCTGGTCGCTGCCGGGGGGCGGCGAACTGAGCGCGCGCGAGGGCGTCTGGTGGGCGGCGCAGGCGGTGAGCGGCGAGGTGAGGCCGCTGACGGCCGACGGCGCTATTCTGTGGGCGGACATCACAGCCTGCTAA
- a CDS encoding MFS transporter, with product MNVHSVSTDSDNAHGALPPLKALLALTMSSFIATANETVPAGMLPQIARGMSISEAWAGQMVTLCALGAGAAAIPLTLALGGWPRRRLLLLAIGIFLICNAVTALSPCFGVTLGARFLVGIATGVTWSLLAGYARRLAIVSLQGRAMAIAMLGIPLALALGVPMSAWLGELLDWRWIFAVLASLSALLLVWIRLTLPEFYGRRTPGNAHLREVFCLPGVRPILAVLACWILAHYTLYTYLAPYLAARGLAARVDLALLAFGIAAVAGIALTGLWVDRWLRALVLFSLAAFALVALAFGVDGLPAGAVYVGMVAWGLSFGGAPTLLQTSLADAAGEHADLAQSLLVTFFNLAFAVSGALGGILLANVGANAIPWMVFSLLLVGWSIAWGSAKRGFSAERRAALRGRRRPL from the coding sequence ATGAATGTTCACTCTGTTTCCACCGATAGCGATAATGCGCATGGCGCGCTGCCGCCGCTGAAAGCATTGCTGGCGCTGACGATGAGCAGCTTCATCGCGACCGCTAATGAGACTGTGCCGGCCGGCATGCTGCCGCAGATAGCCCGAGGCATGAGCATCAGCGAGGCGTGGGCGGGGCAAATGGTGACGTTGTGCGCGCTGGGCGCCGGGGCGGCGGCGATCCCGCTGACGTTGGCGCTGGGCGGGTGGCCGCGTCGCCGACTGCTGCTGTTGGCGATCGGCATCTTTTTGATCTGCAACGCGGTGACGGCGTTGTCACCCTGTTTTGGCGTGACGCTGGGGGCGCGCTTTTTGGTCGGCATCGCTACCGGGGTGACGTGGAGTCTGCTCGCGGGTTACGCGCGCCGTCTGGCCATCGTCTCATTGCAAGGGCGGGCGATGGCGATCGCCATGCTGGGGATCCCGCTGGCGTTGGCGTTGGGCGTACCGATGAGCGCCTGGCTTGGCGAACTGTTGGATTGGCGCTGGATTTTTGCCGTGCTGGCGAGCTTGAGCGCGTTGCTGCTAGTGTGGATCCGGCTGACGCTGCCCGAATTTTACGGTCGCCGAACGCCAGGCAATGCGCATTTGCGTGAGGTTTTCTGTCTTCCCGGCGTGCGGCCTATCCTTGCCGTATTGGCGTGTTGGATCCTGGCTCATTACACGCTGTATACCTATCTTGCGCCCTATCTTGCCGCGCGCGGCCTGGCGGCCAGGGTGGATTTGGCGCTGTTGGCGTTCGGCATCGCCGCCGTTGCGGGCATTGCGCTGACCGGCTTATGGGTGGATCGCTGGCTGCGTGCGCTGGTGCTGTTCAGCCTGGCGGCCTTCGCGTTGGTGGCGCTGGCGTTTGGCGTGGACGGTTTGCCCGCCGGGGCGGTTTACGTTGGCATGGTGGCATGGGGATTGAGTTTCGGCGGTGCGCCGACGCTGTTGCAGACATCACTGGCGGATGCCGCGGGTGAGCATGCCGATCTCGCCCAGTCGCTGCTGGTCACTTTCTTTAATCTGGCTTTTGCCGTCAGCGGCGCGTTGGGCGGAATTCTGCTGGCAAACGTCGGCGCTAACGCCATCCCCTGGATGGTTTTTTCCCTGTTGCTGGTGGGGTGGAGCATTGCCTGGGGCAGTGCAAAGCGCGGCTTCAGCGCCGAACGCCGCGCCGCGCTGAGGGGGCGGCGTCGCCCCCTGTAG
- a CDS encoding formimidoylglutamate deiminase, whose translation MPAYFAPRALLPEGWAHNVRLDVDAQGYLTQVTADAEPQGCTRLHGDAVPGMPNLHSHAFQRAMAGLAEVAGNPQDSFWTWRDLMYRLVQRLTPEQVEVVARQLYIEMLKGGYTQVAEFHYLHHDADGKPYADRGEMTGRLSEAAHQAGIGMTMLPVLYSYAGFGAQPAQPGQKRFIQDTESYLHQQQVIARQLADRPLQNQGLCFHSLRAVELGQMQQILAASDRTLPVHIHIAEQQKEVNDCLAWSGQRPVAWLYDHLPVDQRWCLVHATHLDRDELEALARSRAVAGLCLTTEANLGDGIFPGDAYLQQQGRWGIGSDSHVSLDVVEELRWFEYGQRLRDQRRNRLTTPEQSAVGDVLYSQALQGGAQACGAPIGRLQSGYRADWLVLDGDDPYLAAAPDASILNRWLFAGGKEQIRDVFVGGRQVIEQGRHALQQQSSAEFLQVLKTFQQEA comes from the coding sequence ATGCCTGCTTATTTTGCCCCACGCGCTTTGCTCCCTGAGGGCTGGGCGCATAACGTCCGGCTGGACGTCGATGCGCAAGGTTATCTGACTCAAGTTACCGCCGACGCTGAACCGCAAGGCTGCACCCGGCTGCACGGCGACGCGGTGCCGGGCATGCCGAACCTGCACTCCCACGCTTTCCAGCGCGCGATGGCGGGGCTGGCGGAAGTGGCGGGCAACCCGCAGGACAGCTTCTGGACCTGGCGCGATCTGATGTACCGCCTGGTGCAGCGTCTGACGCCGGAGCAGGTGGAGGTGGTCGCCCGTCAACTGTATATCGAAATGCTCAAGGGCGGATACACCCAGGTGGCCGAATTCCACTACCTGCATCACGACGCCGACGGCAAGCCCTACGCCGATCGCGGTGAGATGACCGGCCGGCTCAGCGAGGCGGCGCATCAGGCCGGCATCGGCATGACGATGCTGCCGGTGCTGTACAGCTACGCCGGTTTCGGCGCCCAGCCGGCCCAGCCGGGGCAGAAACGTTTTATCCAGGACACCGAAAGCTATCTGCATCAGCAGCAGGTGATTGCCCGCCAGCTGGCGGATCGCCCGTTGCAGAATCAGGGGCTGTGCTTCCACTCGCTGCGTGCGGTGGAGCTGGGGCAGATGCAGCAGATTTTGGCCGCGTCGGATCGCACCTTGCCGGTGCATATTCATATCGCCGAGCAGCAAAAAGAGGTGAACGATTGCCTGGCGTGGAGCGGGCAGCGCCCGGTGGCCTGGCTGTATGACCATCTGCCGGTGGATCAGCGCTGGTGTCTGGTGCACGCCACCCATCTGGATCGCGACGAGCTGGAAGCGCTGGCGCGCAGCCGTGCGGTGGCCGGCCTGTGTTTGACCACCGAAGCCAACCTCGGCGACGGTATTTTCCCCGGCGACGCGTACCTGCAGCAGCAGGGGCGTTGGGGCATCGGTTCCGACAGCCACGTTTCGCTCGACGTGGTGGAAGAGCTGCGCTGGTTTGAATACGGCCAGCGGCTGCGCGATCAGCGTCGCAATCGCCTGACGACGCCGGAACAGTCGGCGGTGGGCGATGTGCTGTACTCGCAGGCGCTGCAGGGCGGCGCGCAGGCGTGCGGCGCGCCGATCGGTCGGCTGCAGAGCGGCTATCGCGCCGACTGGCTGGTGCTGGACGGCGACGATCCGTATCTGGCGGCGGCGCCGGACGCCTCGATCCTTAACCGCTGGCTGTTCGCCGGCGGCAAAGAGCAAATTCGCGACGTATTCGTCGGCGGCCGGCAGGTGATCGAGCAGGGACGGCACGCGCTGCAGCAGCAGAGCAGCGCCGAGTTCCTGCAGGTGCTGAAAACCTTTCAGCAGGAGGCGTAA
- a CDS encoding LacI family DNA-binding transcriptional regulator, with protein sequence MASLKDVAKLAGVSLMTVSRAINEPGKLRPETYRRVKQAIDQLDYVPDLSARRIRGDGNRVQTLGVLALDTATTPFSVDMILSIEKTAREHGWNSFVVNLFADDNAEQTVDLLLAHRPDGVIFTTMGLRQVDVPAKLLDKRLVLANCVSPAHAIASYIPDDEQGQYDAMRTLIAKGYRTPLCIHLPADTLAAGLRRRGLERAWREAGRDVEQLRQYHLDLSGGDQGYRGCVALLARHFSAGRRDCDVVVCGNDRIAFLVYQVLLAQGWRIPQQVAVLGYDNMVGIGELFLPALTTVQLPHYELGRLAALHVIEQREQRDTVKVPCPLLERGSL encoded by the coding sequence ATGGCTTCGCTGAAAGACGTCGCAAAACTTGCCGGAGTCTCGTTGATGACGGTGTCCCGCGCCATCAATGAGCCCGGCAAGCTGCGGCCGGAAACCTATCGGCGCGTCAAACAGGCTATCGACCAGTTGGACTATGTGCCGGATCTGTCGGCGCGGCGTATTCGTGGTGACGGAAATCGCGTACAGACGCTCGGCGTGCTGGCGCTGGACACCGCCACGACGCCGTTCTCGGTGGACATGATCCTGTCGATTGAAAAAACCGCGCGCGAGCACGGCTGGAACAGCTTCGTCGTCAATCTGTTTGCCGACGACAACGCCGAACAGACCGTCGATCTGCTGCTGGCGCATCGCCCGGACGGCGTGATCTTCACCACCATGGGGCTGCGTCAGGTGGATGTGCCGGCCAAACTGTTGGACAAAAGGCTGGTGCTGGCCAACTGCGTCAGCCCGGCGCATGCGATCGCCAGCTACATTCCTGATGACGAGCAAGGCCAGTATGACGCGATGCGCACGCTGATCGCCAAAGGCTATCGTACGCCGCTGTGCATACATTTACCGGCGGATACGCTGGCGGCGGGGCTGCGCCGCCGCGGTCTGGAGCGCGCCTGGCGCGAAGCTGGGCGCGATGTTGAACAGCTGCGGCAGTATCATCTCGATCTGAGCGGCGGCGATCAAGGCTATCGCGGCTGCGTCGCGCTGCTGGCGCGGCATTTCTCTGCCGGCCGGCGCGATTGCGATGTCGTGGTATGCGGGAACGATCGGATAGCCTTTCTGGTGTATCAGGTATTGCTGGCGCAAGGATGGCGGATACCGCAACAGGTGGCGGTGCTGGGCTACGACAACATGGTTGGCATCGGCGAGCTGTTCCTGCCGGCGTTGACGACGGTGCAATTGCCGCACTACGAGCTGGGCCGCCTTGCGGCGCTGCATGTGATCGAGCAGCGGGAACAGCGTGATACGGTGAAAGTGCCTTGCCCGCTGTTGGAGCGTGGTTCGCTGTAA
- the hutG gene encoding N-formylglutamate deformylase: MTIRDPFSFQTGSLPLLISIPHAGTQLTPAVEAGLTDDARPLPDTDWHIPQLYDFARAMGASVLVGNYSRFVIDLNRPADDKPLYTTATTGLYPDVLFDGRPSFLPGKAPTDEERAVYLQQIWQPYHQQLQNELARLKARHGYALLFDAHSIASVIPRLFDGQLPDLNLGTNGGESCAQALSDRLVACCEQQQQYTHVLNGRFKGGYITRAYGQPQQQQHAIQLELAQVNYMSEQYPFAFEPQRAASLQRLLKQMIESLLDGAARLN; this comes from the coding sequence ATGACCATTCGCGATCCTTTTAGCTTCCAGACCGGCAGCCTGCCGCTGCTGATCAGCATCCCACACGCCGGCACACAACTGACGCCGGCGGTCGAGGCCGGGCTGACCGACGATGCCCGTCCGCTGCCCGATACCGACTGGCACATTCCGCAGCTGTACGACTTCGCCCGGGCGATGGGCGCCAGCGTACTGGTCGGCAACTATTCGCGCTTCGTCATCGATTTGAACCGCCCGGCGGACGACAAGCCGCTGTACACCACCGCCACCACCGGTCTGTATCCCGACGTGCTGTTCGACGGCCGCCCAAGCTTCCTGCCGGGCAAAGCGCCGACGGACGAAGAACGCGCCGTCTACCTGCAGCAAATTTGGCAACCTTATCATCAGCAGTTGCAGAACGAACTGGCGCGCCTCAAAGCGCGCCACGGCTATGCGCTGCTGTTCGACGCGCACTCGATCGCCTCGGTGATCCCGCGGCTGTTCGACGGCCAGCTGCCGGATCTCAATCTCGGCACCAACGGCGGTGAAAGCTGCGCCCAGGCGCTGAGCGATCGGCTGGTCGCCTGCTGCGAGCAGCAACAGCAGTACACCCACGTGCTGAATGGCCGCTTCAAGGGCGGTTATATCACCCGCGCCTATGGTCAACCGCAGCAGCAACAGCATGCGATCCAGCTCGAACTGGCGCAGGTCAACTACATGTCCGAACAGTATCCTTTCGCGTTCGAGCCCCAGCGCGCCGCCTCGCTGCAGCGCCTGCTCAAGCAGATGATTGAAAGCCTGTTGGACGGTGCCGCCAGACTGAATTGA
- a CDS encoding MFS transporter: MNRETKKYYVLLSSLLFFFFFTWSSSFSLISLWLNQKIGLKGAETGLIFSAISLVALCAQPLYGFIQDKLGLRKHLLQFLGVMLLLTGPFFIYVYAPLLASSLPLGALVGGLFIGATFFAGIGALESYTERVSRISGFEFGRARMWGSLGWASATFLAGFIFNIDPNINFWLASAAAVVFLLLLSQVRELKPNAMAGLAFGKPENLRLQDALALLRMPGFWALVVFVLGISVYNVFDQQFSVYFASQFASREQGNEMYGFLNSLQVFLEAGGMFLAPLLVNRIGAKQGLLLAGSVMALRMFGSGLVSGALMISAMKLLHAVELPILLIAIFKYIASRFDSRLSSTLYLVGFQFITQVMASFLSPLAGYGYDRIGFADTYLLMGCAVAATTLVSCFLLRGERSATAAPFPSAIKSSESVQ, translated from the coding sequence ATGAACCGCGAAACGAAAAAATATTACGTGCTGCTCAGCAGCCTGCTGTTCTTCTTTTTCTTCACCTGGTCTTCCAGCTTTTCACTGATCTCACTCTGGCTGAATCAGAAGATCGGCCTGAAAGGCGCCGAGACCGGCCTGATCTTCTCCGCTATCTCGCTGGTGGCGCTGTGCGCACAGCCGCTGTACGGCTTTATTCAGGACAAACTTGGGCTGCGCAAGCACCTGCTGCAGTTTCTCGGCGTGATGCTGCTGCTGACCGGCCCGTTCTTTATCTACGTTTACGCCCCGCTGCTGGCGAGCAGCCTGCCGCTGGGTGCGTTGGTCGGCGGGCTGTTCATCGGTGCCACTTTCTTCGCCGGCATCGGCGCGCTGGAATCTTATACCGAGCGCGTCAGCCGCATCAGCGGTTTCGAATTCGGCCGCGCCCGCATGTGGGGCTCGCTCGGCTGGGCCAGCGCCACCTTTCTGGCCGGTTTTATCTTCAATATCGATCCGAACATCAATTTCTGGCTGGCCTCCGCCGCCGCCGTGGTGTTTCTGTTGCTGCTCAGCCAGGTGCGCGAGCTGAAGCCGAACGCCATGGCCGGCCTGGCGTTCGGCAAACCGGAGAACCTGCGGCTGCAGGACGCGCTGGCGCTGCTGCGCATGCCGGGCTTCTGGGCGTTGGTGGTGTTTGTGCTCGGCATCAGCGTATACAACGTTTTCGATCAACAATTTTCGGTCTACTTCGCCTCACAGTTCGCGTCACGCGAACAGGGCAACGAGATGTACGGTTTTCTCAACTCGCTGCAGGTCTTCCTCGAAGCCGGCGGTATGTTTCTGGCTCCGCTGCTGGTGAACCGCATCGGCGCCAAGCAGGGGCTGTTGCTGGCGGGCAGCGTGATGGCGCTGCGCATGTTCGGCTCCGGCTTGGTCAGCGGCGCCTTGATGATCTCCGCCATGAAACTGCTGCACGCCGTAGAGTTGCCGATCCTGCTGATCGCTATCTTCAAATACATCGCCAGCCGCTTCGACAGCCGCCTCTCCTCCACGCTGTACCTGGTGGGCTTTCAGTTTATCACCCAGGTGATGGCCAGCTTCCTGTCGCCGCTGGCGGGCTACGGTTATGACCGCATCGGCTTTGCCGACACCTATCTGCTGATGGGCTGTGCGGTCGCCGCCACGACGCTTGTTTCCTGTTTCCTGCTGCGCGGCGAACGTTCCGCCACGGCAGCGCCCTTTCCATCCGCCATTAAATCAAGTGAGTCTGTCCAATGA
- the hutI gene encoding imidazolonepropionase, translating to MTSEIHCDSLWHGADIVTMRDGKYHTLTDGAIAVRDGKIVWIGEHAALPPDLIADETVKFDGGIITPGFVDCHTHLVFGGNRSGEFEQRLNGVSYADIAAQGGGIISTVKATREADEELLLEQALFRLRPLLAEGVTCVEIKSGYGLSPESELKMLRVARKLGELLPVEVKTTCLAAHALPPEYANRADDYINLVCDTIIPQAAAAGLADAVDAFCEHLAFSPAQVERVFAAAEAAGLPVKLHAEQLSALGGSTLAARHHALSADHLEYATEQDARAMGDAGTVAVLLPGAYYLLRETQCPPVALFRKHHVAMAIASDANPGTSPALSLRLMINMACTLFRLTPEEALAGVTTHAAKALGLQHSHGTLETGKVADFVHWPLSRPAELAYWLGGQLPCTVIFRGEVRQ from the coding sequence ATGACGTCTGAGATCCACTGTGACAGCCTGTGGCACGGCGCCGATATCGTCACCATGCGCGACGGTAAATATCACACCCTGACCGACGGCGCGATCGCCGTACGCGACGGCAAGATTGTCTGGATTGGCGAACATGCGGCGCTGCCGCCCGATCTTATCGCGGACGAAACGGTGAAATTCGACGGCGGCATCATCACCCCCGGCTTTGTTGACTGCCACACGCACCTGGTGTTCGGCGGCAACCGCAGCGGCGAGTTCGAACAGCGGCTGAACGGCGTAAGCTACGCCGACATCGCCGCGCAGGGCGGCGGCATCATCTCCACCGTGAAAGCCACCCGCGAGGCCGACGAAGAGTTGCTGCTGGAGCAGGCGCTGTTCCGCCTGCGGCCGCTGCTGGCGGAAGGCGTCACCTGCGTGGAGATCAAATCCGGCTATGGCCTCAGCCCGGAGAGCGAACTGAAAATGCTGCGGGTGGCGCGCAAGTTGGGCGAGCTGCTGCCGGTCGAGGTGAAAACCACCTGTCTGGCGGCCCATGCGCTGCCGCCGGAATACGCCAACCGCGCCGACGACTACATCAATCTGGTCTGCGACACCATCATCCCGCAGGCGGCGGCCGCCGGTCTGGCGGATGCGGTCGACGCCTTCTGCGAGCATCTGGCGTTCTCACCGGCGCAGGTGGAGCGCGTCTTCGCCGCCGCCGAAGCCGCCGGTCTGCCGGTCAAACTGCACGCCGAACAGCTCTCCGCCCTCGGCGGCAGCACGCTGGCGGCGCGCCATCACGCGCTCTCCGCCGACCATCTCGAATACGCTACCGAGCAAGACGCCCGCGCCATGGGCGACGCCGGCACCGTGGCGGTGCTGCTGCCGGGCGCTTACTACCTGCTGCGTGAAACCCAATGCCCGCCGGTAGCGCTGTTCCGCAAACACCACGTGGCGATGGCGATCGCCAGCGACGCCAACCCCGGCACGTCGCCGGCGCTGTCGCTGCGCCTGATGATCAACATGGCCTGCACGCTGTTCCGCCTGACGCCGGAAGAGGCGCTCGCGGGCGTCACCACCCACGCCGCCAAAGCGCTGGGGCTGCAGCACAGCCACGGCACGCTGGAAACCGGAAAGGTGGCGGACTTCGTTCACTGGCCGCTGTCGCGGCCGGCGGAACTGGCTTATTGGTTGGGCGGCCAGCTGCCCTGTACGGTGATTTTCCGAGGAGAAGTACGTCAATGA